Part of the Kineococcus aurantiacus genome, ACCCGCGGGGAGATCTGGGGTCAGGTGTACCTAACGTACAACTCCTCGACGGGCTACAGCTGCGTGGTGACCCGCAAGACCGCCTTCCACGGGACCTCCACCAAGACCCTCGCCCGCCTGTCGGTGCAGGGTTCGACGGTGCGCGAGGACTGGGCCTACTACTCCCACTGGGCCGCGGTGAAGAGCTACGCCAGGGGCCGCTGCGTGGCGTACTGGGGCGACGTGCGCAACCCCACCGGGACGGACAACGCCGGTGGTGGCCGGTGGACCTGGGGGAACTGCGGCTGAGTTCGCACCGGCGTCCCGCGACGCCCGTCCCCGCGGGGACGGGCGTCGTCGCCGTCTGTGGTGGGCGGTCGGGACCTCAACCACCGACGTGAGTGGTCCCTTCTAGCTGGCCGCAGCCGCCGACGACCGGCAGCAGACCCAGACCACGTCCCCGGGAGACGGCCGCCAGCCGGTCGGTGACGGACAGGGTGCGGTACAGGTGCTGGAGGTGCTTGTGCACGGTGCGTTCGCTGATGCCGAGGTACCGGCCGATGGCGGCGGCGGTCAGGCCGTTGGACAGGTGGCACAGGATGGCGTACTGGCGGTTGGTCAGAGCTGCCGCCACGGCCGCGGCCGCTCGTGGTTCGTCCACCACGACGGCGCTGGCACCGGGCAGCGCCGGACGCCAGCGCAGACGCAGGGCTCCGTGCCGGGTGGGCAGGCCTGCGACGGGGTTGGCTGAGGTGAGCACCGTGCGGCTCAGGGCGACCACGGTCGTCGCGGGCACCCGGTGCTTCTCCAGCAGGGCGGCGGCTTCGTCGTTGAGGTAGGTGACGTGCTCGCCGTGGGCCAGCAGCAGGCCGGCGCCGGAGGCGACGGAGTGCTCGAGGTCGAGGACCAGGTGGTGGCGGCGCCTGTCGGCGGCGGCGCGACGCAGGAAACCCTCGAAGGCCCGCAGGACGTCGAGGTCGTCGTCGGTGAAGGGGCGGCTGCGGTTGACGCCCCAGCCGTGCACCTCGCCGTCCGCGGTGAGGTCCCCCGTCAGCAGCGCGTGCGGCACGCGGTTGGGTTCGAGCAGTTCTCGACGCATCGGGTTGTCCGCCCAGGCCGCCGGTCCGCACAGGTCCTCCACCCGGCTGGCCGACAGGTGGCGGTGCTCGGCGAGGTGGACCACGGCGGGATTGGTGCGGAAGAGCTCGCGCACGTCGGCGTGCTGCACGGGTCTCAGCAGTTCGGGGATCTCGGTGACCCGGGGGACGTCACCGGGTCGGACTTCGACCTCACCCGCCACGTCGCCGGGGACGAGGCGGAGCAGCGTGCTCAAGCCGTGCAGCACCTGGGTGGTGGGTTCGGCGATCTCCAGGAGCTCCATGCCAGAGCTGTGCACCAGCCGCCAGCGCTTGGCTCTGAGCACGTCCCCGTCTTACCACCCTCAACCACCGCGTGCACTGCGGGGACTGCGGAGCGTCACCCGAGCAGAAGCGCCCTTCAGCGCGACCAGCGCCCCGCCTACCGGGCGCTGACGACCGTCCCGACCCCGAACGCGGTGAGCACCGCCGCGCTGACCCGGTCCAGGGCCCTGGTCACCCGCGGCCGCCGGATCCAGTCCACGGCCCGGGCCCCCACCTGCGACAGCACGCTGAGGTACACCAGCGCGACACCGGCCTCCACCGCCCCCAGCAGCAGCGTCGCGCCCACCCCGGACCCGGCCGGGACGAACTGCGGGACCACCGCGAGGAAGAACAACCCCACCTTCGGGTTCAGCACGCACGAGACCAGCCCGGCGCCGAACGCCCCGCGCAGCGAGGCGGCAGCCGCCGCCGCGCCGGGCGCAGAGCCGCCCCCGCGCCGGCGGTGGGCCCAGAACGTGCGGACCCCCAGGAACACCAGGTACAGGCCACCGGCGACCTTCACCGCCTGGTACGCCTGCGCCGACCGTTCCAGCAGCGCCGCCAGGCCCACGGCCACGGCACCGGCCCAGACGAGGGCACCCAGGGCCGACCCCAGCGCCGTCACCACGCCCGTGCGGGCCCCGTGCAGGCTGTGCCGCAGCACGAGGAACGTGTTGGGGCCCGGGGTGACCTCCAGCAGCAGGCACAGCGCGCAGAAGGCGAGGACGGCGTCGAGGCTCACCCCGGGAGGCTAGTCCGCGACGGGTTCGCCGGGGCAGCCCCGCAGCACCCGCTCGATCGCGTCCCGCTCCGCGGGGGTCACCCACAACCCGTACTCCGCCTTGACCGCCACCTGCCGCGCGACGTACTCGCAGCGGAACGCGGTGTTCGGCGGCAGCCACGTCGCGGCGTCACCGTCGCCCTTGGACGCGTTCAGCGGCCCGTCCACGGCCAGCAGTTCCAGGGGGTCGTTCGCGAACTCCTCGCGCTCGTCGGCGTCCCACTGCTGCGCCCCCGTCTGCCACGCGTTCGACAGGGCGACGACGTGGTCGATCTGGACGTCGTCGCTCGTCCCCTGGCCCCGGGTGAAGGCGATGGTGTCCCCGCTGTAGGGGTCGTCCAGGGAACCCCTCGAGACCACGCAGTCCGAACCGCGCTTGAACGTGACGTCCTCCAGGTCCCGGGCCAGGACGTCGTTGCGCGTGTCGCAGCCGTTGCGGTCGGTGTCCTCCCACCCGTCGCCGAACCGGTCGCGGGAGTACCCCGTCTTCGGTGCCCGGCCCTTCACCGGCAGGGTCCCCAGCTGGGCCAGCGCCGTCCCGGCGGGGGCGTCGTCCTCACCGCCGGGGGTGCAGCCCGCCAGCAGCGACCCCGCCAGCAGCGTCCCCGCCAGCAGCGACCCCCCGGCGGCGACCGCCGCCCTCACCTTCCGCACGCCCACCGCACGCCACCTCCCGATCAGCGCACCATCGTGCACCGGCCGAGCGCCCGGCGCGGCCCCGGTCCGCGCGTGCGACACTCGACTACCCGCTGAGGCAGCCCGGCGTCGCTCGTCGCGTTCCCCCGACCACGCCAGGAGACCGCCCGATGGACAGCGAACGCCCCGCCGCTGCGCCCGCGTTCGCCGACGACGCCGACCGCGTCCGATCGGCCCGACGTCTCGTGACCACCACGCCCAACCCGGCCCTGGACCGGCTGGCCGACCTCGCCCGCCGCCTGCTGGGCACCCCCGCGGCGCAGGTGTCGCTGCTCACCGACGTCCAGACCGTCACCGCCGTCGCCGGCCCGGGGCTCTCCGGCGCCGCGGGCACCCCCCTGGCCGACGCCCTGTGCACCGTCACGGCCGTCTCCGGGACCCCCCTCGTCGTGCCCGACACCGACCGGGACGAGCGGGTCCGGCACCTGCCGCCGGTCACCTCCGGAGCCGTCGGCAGCTACCTCGGGGTGCCGCTGCGCGGGCAGGACGGCCACGTCATCGGCGCCCTGTGCGTCTTCGGCCCCGCGACCCGCGACTGGTCCGGCGCGGACGTGTCCCTGCTGACCGACCTCGCCGCCGCCGCCGTCACCGAGCTGGAGCTGTCCGCGCTCGCGGTCGACCTGGAGGCCGCCCGCGTCCGCTGGCAGCTCGCCGTCAGCGCCGGCGGCGTCGGCACCTTCGACTGGGACCTGCTCACCGGGGTGCTGGAGTGGGACGAGAACCTGCTGGAGATGTTCGGGTACCTCCCCGGGGAGTTCGGCCGCACCATCGAGGACTTCGACGCGCGCCTGCACCCCGACGACCGGGGACGGGTGGCGCGTGCCCTGGACCGCTCGATCGTCGAGGCCGGCGCGTACGAGGCGGAGTACCGCGTCGTGCACCCCGACGGCACGACCCGCTGGGTGCGGGCCCGCGGGCAGGCGCTGGCCGACGAGTCGGGCCGCAGCGTGCGCGTCCTGGGGGCCGCCTACGACACGACCGCGGCCCGGGACGAGGACGCCCGGGTGGCCCGCGTCCTGGAGTCGATGTCGTCGGCGTTCTTCTCCCTGGACCGCGACTGGCGCTTCAGCTACGTGAACTCCGAGGCCGAGCGGGTCCTGGGCCGCCCCCGCGGCGAACTGCTCGGCGGGGACGTGTGGGAGCTGTTCCCCGACGCGGTCGGCTCGCCGTTCGAGGAGAACTACCGGGGCGTGGCCCGCACCGGGCGACCGGCGACGTTCGAGGCGTACTACCCGGCCCCGCTGGACGCCTGGTTCGAGGTGCGGGCGTGGCCCGACCCCGACGGGGTGTCGGTGTACTTCTCGGACATCAGCGAGCGCCGTCGCGCCCAGCAGGCCCTGGAGACCGCGCACGCGGCGGCGGCCGCCGCGGCCGAGCGGCTCCGCCTGATCGTGCGGATCAGCGAGGACCTGTCCTCCACGCTGGACGTGGAGGAGGCGTACGCGCGGCTGGCCCAGCACCTCGTGCCCGCGCTCGGCGACTGGTGCCTGGTGACGCTGGTGGACGAGGAGGGGCAGCTGCGCGACCTCGGCTGCCACCACGCCGACCCCGCCGCGCTGGACCTGGTGCGGGCCTACCGGGAGGCGCGGGTGACGGCGCTGACCCCGCAGTCCTACCTGTTCCGGGTCTGGCGCACCGGCCGGCCGGTGACCGTCCCCGAGGACGCCACCGGGGCCCTGGTGGCGCAGCTGGCTCCCGGCAGCACCGCGCGCGAGCTCATCACCCGCCTCGCGCCGGGGGCCCTGGAGTGCCTGCCCGTCCGCGCGCGGGGCCGCACGGTCGGGCTCATCACCCTCTTCCACGACGCCGCCGCGGACCGCCTGTCGCCCGAGGACCTGCTGCTGGCGACGGAGGTGGGGGACCGCGCGGGCCTGGCGCTGGACAACGCGCGGCTGTTCTCCGCGCAGCACCGGGTGGCCGAGGGCCTGCAGCGCAGCCTGCTGACCGCGCCGGTGCAGCCCGAGCACGTCCAGGTCGCCGTGCGGTACCGGCCCGCGGCGCGCGCCGCGCGCGTCGGCGGCGACTGGTACGACGCGTTCCTCACCCCCGACGGGGCGACGGTCCTCGTCATCGGCGACGTCATGGGCCACGACATCGACGCGGCGGCGGCCATGAGCCAGGTCCGCTCCCTGCTGCGCGGCATCGCCTACATCACCGGCAGCAGCCCCGCGAAGGTGCTCTCGGGGCTGGACGCGGCCATGCAGGGCCTGGACGTGGCCACGACCGCGACGGCCGTCGTGGCGCGGCTGGAGGACGACGGGGACCGGACCCGCCTGCGCTGGTCGAACGCGGGCCACCTGAACCCCGTCGTCGTCGGCCCGGACGGGACGCTGCGGACGCTGGGCACGGGGTCGGCCGAGCTGCTGCTGGGCATCGACCCCGGCGCGCGCCGGTCCGACGCGGTGGTGGACCTGGAGCGCGGCTCGACGGTGCTGGCGTTCACCGACGGGCTCATCGAGCGGCGCGACGGCTCCCTCGAGGAGCGGTTGCGGCTGCTGGGTTCGGTCGTGACCGAGCTCGCCGCCCAGCCTCTGGAGGACCTTCTCGACGGCGTCCTGCGCCTCATGGTGCCGGGTGAGCACGAGGACGACGTCGCGCTGCTGGCGTTCCGGCTGCACCCGCGGGAGGGGGACCGGCCCGCCGAGGCCGGGCCGGAGCGGGTCCCCGAGCAGCTCCCGCCCAGCCCGTGAGCTAGGCGCTGCCCCGCAACCGCTCCAGGCCCGTGAGCAGGCTCTCCAGCCCCAGCAGGAACGCCCGCTCGGAGCGGTCGCCCGGCTGCGCCCTCGTCGCCCGGATCGCCCGCGACAACCGGGAGTCCTCCCGCCCGGAGTCGGCCCACACCTGCACGGGCGCGCCCGCGTCGAGGGCGGACCCCAGGACGAAGCAGTCCAGGACGGTCACGGCGTGCAGGAGTTCCTCGTCGCCGAACCCGGCGTCGTGCAGCACGTCGGCGAGGGCCTCGTAGGAGGCCAGCGTCGCGGGGTGGCTCACCGTCTGCGCCGTCAGGAGCGGCACGGCCGCGGGGTGGGCGGCGAAGGCGGCCCGGTACTGGCGGGCCCAGCGTCGGGTGAACTCCCGCCAGTCCTCACCGGGCAGCACGCTGACGGGCATCCCGTCGGCCGACAGCAGCCCGCGGATGCCCTCGACGACCTCCTCACGCCCACCCTTGAAGTGGTGGTACAGCGAGGAGGTGCTCACGTCGAGTTCCCGCGCGAGCCGGGGCAGCCCCAGTTCGCCCGTGCGGTCGAGCAGGTCCAGCGCGGTGCGCAGGACCAGTTCGCGGGACAGCAGGGGGGTGGTGGGGCGGGCCATGCTGGGGACTCCCGTGGGTCAGACCGGCTGTTGCTGGGTGATGCAGTGGATGCCGCCGCCGAAGGCGAAGACGTCGCGCGCGTCGACCGTCACCACGGTACGTCCCGGGTAGGCGGTCCCCAGCACGGCCGCGGCCTCCGCGTCGCGCTCGTCGTCGAAGGCGCACGCCACGACCACCGAGTTCGCGACGTAGTGGTTGACGTAGGAGAAGTCGACGAGTTCGCCGTCGACCTCCGCGGTGCGGGGCGCGGGGATCTCCAGGACTCCCAGCTGCTCACCCCGCGCGTCGGTCGCCGAGCGCAGGACGTCGAGGACCTCCCGGCTGACGGCGTGGTCGGGGTGGCCGGGGTCGGGCTGGCTGTGCACCAGCACCTTCCCCGAACTGGTGAACGCCGCGACGATGTCGACGTGCCCGCGGGTGCCGAACTCGCCGTAGTCGGCGGTCAGCCCGCGCGGCAGCCAGATCGCCGTCGTCGTCCCGAGCTGCGCGTGCACCTCGGCCTCGACGCGCTCGCGGGTCCACCCGGGGTTGCGGTGCGGGTCGAGCTGCACGGTCTCGGTGAGCAGGACGGTGCCGCGGCCGTCGACGTGGAAACCCCCGCCCTCCTGGGTGAGATCGGAGGAGCTGACGGGGGTCCCGGTGAGCCCGGCGACGGCGCGCGCGGCGAGCGCGTCGTTCTCCCACCGCGCCCACGACTGCGCGCCCCAGCCGTTGAACACCCAGTCGACCGCGACCGGGGAACCCCCGCGGCGGGCGAAGGTGGGGCCGGAGTCGCGCAACCAGGCGTCGTCGACGGCGACGTCGGCCAGGTCGACGCGGGGGTCGAGGAGTTCGCGGGCCGCGGCCCGGTCCGCGGGGTTCACCAGGACGGTGACCGGTTCGTACCGGCTGACGGTGTTCGCGACCGCGCTCCACGCGCGGCGCGCGCGGGTCAGGTCCGGGCCGCCGTCCTCCCCGAACGTCGGGTTGGGGGTGGGGAACGCCATCCAGGTGCGCTGGTGCGGTTCCCACTCGGCGGGCATGTGCTGTCCGGTCACGTTCTTCTCCTGCTCAGGCGCGGTGGACGACGGTTCCGTCGACGACCGTGAGGGGGACGGGGGACTGGGCGAACTCGTCGGGGTCGGCGGTGAGCGGGTCGAGGGTGAAGGCCGACAGGTCGGCCCGGGCGCCGGGGCGCACGGTCCCGGCCACGGCGGCCAGCCCGGCGGCGCGGGCGGCCTCGGTCGTGTACCCCTCCAGCGCCATGCGCGCGGTGAGCGCCTGCCCGGGCAGCACCGGTTCCTCCCCGGGGCGCCCGGCGGTGCGCCGCAGGCGGGCGTCGGCGATCGTGGCGCGCGGGTCGTAGGGGGCGATGGGCCAGTCCGACCCCAGGGCCAGCCGGGCCCCGGCGTCGCGCAGGTCGCGGGTCCGGAAACCCCGGTCGGCGCGTGCTTTGCCCAGCCGCCGGGACCAGTTGTCGCTGTGGTCGGCCCGCGTGTAGTGCGTGCAGTGGGTCGGCTGCATGCTGGCGGTGACGTCGAGGCGCGCGAACTGCCCGACGAGGTCGTCGGGCAGGGTCTCGACGTGCTCGACGCGGTGCGGCACGCGCGGGGCGCGGGGGAGCGCGGCGACGGTGCGCAGGACGTGCCGGATGCCGGCGTCGCCGATGGCGTGCGTCACGGTCGGGACGTCGTGGGCGGCCAGGAACCCGACGGCCTCGGTGTACTCGGCCGGGTCGGGCCAGAACGGCGCCGTGGACTCCCCGTGGGTGTCGGCCTCCTCCAGCCAGGCCGTGCCGCCGTCGATCGTCCCGTCGATCATGAACTTGGCGCCGTCGACGGACCAGCGGGGCCCGCCGAGGCGTTGCAGGTCGACGACGTGGTCGAGGTACCCGCGGCCGTGGACGGGCATGACGAACGGCGCGAACCGCAACCGCAGCGGCAGCCCGTGCTCGTCGGCCACGGCCCCCACGAGGTCGGCGGAGTCGCCCTCGAAGTCCATGGCGTTGGCGGCCGTGAGCCCGGTGGCGGCCATGTCCCGCAGCAGCTGCAGGAACCGTCGCCGGCGCCGGGCCGGGTCCTCGGCGGGCAGGTGCGCCGAAACGAGGTCCATGGCCTCCATCTCCAGCAGGTGCCCGGTCGGGACGCCGTCGGCCGCGACGACCTGCGCGCCGGAGCGGAACGGCCGGGGCCCCTCGACCCCGGCGATCTCCAGGGCCCGCGGCGAGGCCAACGCCGAGTGCGCGTCGAACAGGACCAGGTAGGCGGGGACGTCGGGGCCGAGGGCCTCGACGAGCGGGGCGTGGGTGAGGGGACGGCCCTCGAAGGCGTTGGGGTCCAGGCCCCAGCCCTGGACCCACCCGCCGCGGGCGACGTCGACCGTGCGCAGGACCGCCACGAGGTCGGCGACGGACCGCACGGCGGTGAGGTCGACGCCCGCGGTGAGGTTCAGGCCCATGACGGGGTGGACGTGCCCGTCGACGAGGCCGGGGGTGAGGGTGGCCGCCCCGAGGTCGACGACCTCGGTGTCCCGCCCGCGCCAGCCGGCGACGTCGGCGCGGCCGCCGACGGCGGTGATGGTGCCGTCGGTGACGGCGACGGCCTGCGCGAGGGGCTGGGCCGGGTCCAGGGTGTGGACGGTGTCGGCGACGACGATCAGGGACGGGTTCACGAGTTCCCTCCGATGCGGGCGTGGAGGTCGGGGCGGCGCGAGCGCAGCGCGCGGGCGGTGAGGGCGCCGACGGCGAAGACGACGGGGACCACGGCGACGAGGACGACGTTCGTGCCCGTGGGGGCCGCGGTCAGCAGGGCGACGTTCTCGACCAGCACGACGAGCGCGGCGGTGAGCAGGACGGTCGCGACGACCGCCACGCGCAGCACGACGGGTCTCACGGACCCGTGGCGGTGCAGCCAGACCACGACGGCGACGGAGGTCACGGCCTGCAGCACCAGCACCCCGATGGCGCCGGGGGTGTTCACCAGGAGCACCAGCTGCGTGTACGGGTCGAGGCCGGCGAGGGCGAAGACCGCGACGACGAGGAGCGCGAGCAGGCTCTGCGCGGCGCCGGCGCGCGCGGGGGAGCCGAAGCGCGGGTGGGCGCGGGCCAGGGCGGGGGGCAGCAGCCCGTCCTCGGCGAGGGTGAAGGCGTAGCGGTTGACCGCGTTGTGGAAGGCGATCTGCGAGGCGAGCACGCTGGTCAGCACGAGCACGTCCATGACGTGGCTGGCCCAGGTCCCGACGTAGGTCTCGATGACGGTGAAGAACAGCCCGACGGGGTCGGCCCCGGCGGCGGCGACGGCGCCGGCGTCCCCGACGCCCTGCACGACGGCCCACACGACGAGGGCGTAGAACACCCCGAGGAAGACCACGGCGGCGTAGGTCGCGCGGGGGACGGAGCGGTCGGGGTCGCGGGCCTCGCGCCGGTACAGGGCGGTGGACTCGAAACCGGCGAAGGCCGCGAAGCAGAACCCCAGGATGCCCAGCATGCCGGGCTGGGACAGGGCGGAGGAGGAGAACGTCGTCAGGTGCAGGCCGTCGTGGCCGCCGCGCGCGACGACACCGACGACGAGCACGGCGAGGATCGCGGTCTCGGCGGCGAGCAGGACGCCGAGGAGCCGGGCGCCGACGTCGATGCCGCGCCGGCCCAGGGCCCACACGACGGCGACGGCGGCCACGGCGTAGAGCCACCAGGGCAGGTCGAGGCCGAGCAGGCGGACGCCGGCGGCCTGGAACTGGGTGCCGAGGAGGCCGTAGACGCCGATCTGCAGCGCGTTGTAGGAGACGACGGCCAGCAGCCCCGCCCCGGCGCCGGCGCTGCGGCCCAGGCCGAGGGTGATGTACGAGTAGAAGGCCCCGGCGCCGCCGGTGAGGCGGGTCATCGTGGTGAACCCGACGGCGAACAGGGCCAGGACGACGCCGGCGGCCAGGTACCCGGCGGGGGCGCCGATGCCGCCGACGGAGATCGCCAGGGGGGCGATGCCGGCCATGACGGTCAGCGGGGCGGCGGCCGCCACGACCATCGCGGTGATGCCGGTGGCGCCCAGGGCACCGGTCTTGAGGTGGTCCTCGGGGGCGGGGTGCGGGGGCGCCGACACGGCGGGCTCCGTCGCGGGGTCCATCACGGGGGCCTCCAGGGGGTGGGTGCGCCGCTGCACGGACGACACAATAACCGAAACCGTGTCGGTTAGAGTGCTCGTCGTGTGTTTCGACGACGTTTCCACCGCGTCAAACCCCGGTACCGGGGTCGTGACGGCCGTCGGCCCGTCCCCGGCGGGCTACCCTCCGCGCCATGCGCCTGACGCCCAGTGAACGAGACCGGCTGCTGATCTTCACGGTGGCCGAGCTCGCCCGCGCCCGCCGCGCCCGGGGACTGCGGCTCAACGTGCCCGAGGCCACCGCCCTGGTCGCCGACGCGGTCTGCGAGGCCGCTCGCGACGGGGCCCGGCTGGCCGACGCCCTGCGGGCCGGCCGCTCCGTCCTCGGGCCCGGCGACGTCCTGCCCGGGGTCCCCGACGTCGTCGGCCAGGTCGAGGTCGAGGCCGTCTTCGACGACGGGACCCGCCTGGTCGTCGTCACCGACCCGTTCGGCGGCGGCTCGCTCGGCGACGACGCCCCCGGCGCGGTCCTGCCCGGGCCCGAGCACCCCCTGGAGTTCCCCGACGCCGTCAGCGTCACGGTGACCAACACCGCCACCGTGCCGATCAGCGTCACCTCGCACTTCCACTTCTTCGAGGTGAACCCCCGGCTCGGGTTCGACCGCGCGGCCGCCTACGGCCGCCGCCTCGCGGTCGACGCCGGCGCCACGGTGCGCTGGGACCCCGGCCAGACGCAGGACGTGACCCTCACCCCCATCGGCGGGGCCCGGGTCGCCATCGGTTTCGCCGGGCTCGTCGACGGGCCGCTGGACGCGCCCGGCGCGTTCGAGCAGGCACTGGAACGCGCCCGCGCGTGCGGGTACCTCGACCACGCCGACCACGGACACGACGCAGGGGGTTCACGGTGAGCCTGACGGGCAGGGACTACGCCGCCACCTACGGACCCCGGGCGGGGGACCGCCTCCGGCTGGGCGACACCGGCCTCGTCGTGCAGGTCGAGCACGACGCCCAGGCCCCCGGGGAGGAGTTCCTCGCCGGTTTCGCCAAGACCGCCCGCGACGGGCTGCACCTCAAGGCCGCCCGGGTCCGCGAGACGTGCGACGTCGTCATCTCCAACGTCGTCGTGGTCGACGCCGTCCAGGGGGTCCGCAAGCTCTCGATCGGCATCCGCGAGGGCCGGATCTCCGGCGTCGGCCGCGCGGGGAACCCCGACACCCTCGACGACGTGGACGTCGTCGTCGGGACGGGGACGACCATCGTGTCCGGTGAGGGGCTCATCGCCACCGCCGGCGCCATCGACACCCACGTGCACCTTTTGTCCCCCAGGGTGATGGAGGCCTCCCTCGCCTCCGGGGTGACCACGATCATCGGCCAGGAGTTCGGGCCCGTGTGGGGTGTCGGGGTGAACTCGCCGTGGGCGCTGCGGCACGCGTTCAACGCCTTCGACGCCTGGCCGGTGAACATCGGGTTCCTGGGCCGGGGTTCGGCCAGCGACCCGGGGTCGTCGGTGGAGGCCCTCGTCGAGGGCGGTGCCTGCGGTTTCAAGGTGCACGAGGACATGGGTGCGCACTCCCGCGCGCTCGACACCGCGCTCACGGTGGCCGAGGAGCACGACGTGCAGGTCGCCCTGCACACCGACGGCATCAACGAGGCGCTGTCGGTCGAGGACACCCTCGCGGTCCTGGACGGCCGGACCATCCACGCGTTCCACATCGAGGGCTGCGGCGGTGGGCACGTCCCCAACGTCCTGCGGATGGCCGGCGAACCCAACGTCATCGGTTCCTCCACGAACCCGACCCTGCCCTTCGGCCGCGACGCCGTCGCCGAGCACTACCACATGATCATGTCGGTCCACGGCCTCAAGGAGGACCTGCCCGGTGACGCGGCCCTGGCCCGCGACCGCATCCGGGCCGGGACCATGGGCGCCGAGGACGTCCTGCACGACCTCGGCGTCATCCCCATCACCTCCTCCGACGCCCAGGGCATGGGCCGGGCGGGGGAGACCGTCCGGCGCACGTTCGCGATGGCCGGGAAGATGAAGCACGAGCTCGGCGCCGAGCACCCCGACCACGACAACGAGCGCGCCCTGCGGTACGTCGCCAAGCTCACGGTGAACCCCGCCATCGCCCACGGGCTGTCCCACGAGGTCGGGAGCCTGGAGGTCGGCAAGCTCGCCGACGTGGTCCTGTGGCGGCCGGAGTTCTTCGGCGCCAAACCCGAGCTCGTCCTCAAGGCCGGTTTCCCCGCCTACGGCGTGACGGGCGACCCGAACGCGGCCATCGACCGGGCCCAGCCCCTCGTCCTCGGACCGCAGTTCGGGGCGCACGGGGCGACGGCGGCGGACCTGTCGGTGGCGTTCACCTCCGCGGCGGCCGCGGCCGACGGCAACGACGCGATGACCACGCGCCGCCGCCGGGTCGGGGTCCGGGGCACCCGCGGCATCGGGCTGGGCTCGATGGTGCGCAACTCCCGCCTGGCCCGGGTGCGCGTCGCCCCGACCGGGCTGGTCACGGTCGACGGGGAACCGGTCAGCTCGGAGGCGGCGGAGCGGACGAGCCTGACGCGGCTGTACCTCCTGTAGCGGTGGCCCGGGTGGGTGGTGACCGCAGGTGGGAAAGCGGTTACCATCGCCGGGTCCGAAGCGCGGCGACCGCCGCACCACCACGCGGAGGGGCCACCGATGACCACACGCACCCCGCTGCGGCCGGCCCGCTCCGACCGGGTGCCGAGCGTCGCGCTCGCCGGCGTCCACGGGTTCGGCCGCACCTACGTGGACCGGCTCGGGGCCCGCGCGGCCGCCGGCCGCCTGCGCTGGACCGGGGTCGCCGAACCGCGCCGCCAGGACGGTGTCGTCCCCGCGCAGGTCCCCTGGTTCGACGCGCTGCCGGACCTGCTGGCCGCCGGGGCCCCCGACGCCGTCGCGATCGCCACGCCCCTGCCCACGCACGCCGACCTGGCGATCGCGGCCCTGCGCGCGGGGTCCCACGTCGTCCTGGAGAAACCCCCGACGACCGGCCTGGCCGAGTTCGCCGAGGTCCTGGCCGTCGCCCGCGAGTGCGGCCGGCTCGTCCAGGTCGGCTTCCAGAGCCTGGGCTCGGCCGCTCTCGACCACGTCCGCGACCGCGTCGCCCGGGGCGGCGTCGGGGACGTCACCGGGTACGCGGCCGCCGGCTGCTGGGTGCGGCCCCGCTCCTACTTCACCCGCGCGGCCTGGTCCGGGCGCCGCCACCTCGACGGGC contains:
- a CDS encoding amidohydrolase family protein — encoded protein: MNPSLIVVADTVHTLDPAQPLAQAVAVTDGTITAVGGRADVAGWRGRDTEVVDLGAATLTPGLVDGHVHPVMGLNLTAGVDLTAVRSVADLVAVLRTVDVARGGWVQGWGLDPNAFEGRPLTHAPLVEALGPDVPAYLVLFDAHSALASPRALEIAGVEGPRPFRSGAQVVAADGVPTGHLLEMEAMDLVSAHLPAEDPARRRRRFLQLLRDMAATGLTAANAMDFEGDSADLVGAVADEHGLPLRLRFAPFVMPVHGRGYLDHVVDLQRLGGPRWSVDGAKFMIDGTIDGGTAWLEEADTHGESTAPFWPDPAEYTEAVGFLAAHDVPTVTHAIGDAGIRHVLRTVAALPRAPRVPHRVEHVETLPDDLVGQFARLDVTASMQPTHCTHYTRADHSDNWSRRLGKARADRGFRTRDLRDAGARLALGSDWPIAPYDPRATIADARLRRTAGRPGEEPVLPGQALTARMALEGYTTEAARAAGLAAVAGTVRPGARADLSAFTLDPLTADPDEFAQSPVPLTVVDGTVVHRA
- a CDS encoding APC family permease — its product is MDPATEPAVSAPPHPAPEDHLKTGALGATGITAMVVAAAAPLTVMAGIAPLAISVGGIGAPAGYLAAGVVLALFAVGFTTMTRLTGGAGAFYSYITLGLGRSAGAGAGLLAVVSYNALQIGVYGLLGTQFQAAGVRLLGLDLPWWLYAVAAVAVVWALGRRGIDVGARLLGVLLAAETAILAVLVVGVVARGGHDGLHLTTFSSSALSQPGMLGILGFCFAAFAGFESTALYRREARDPDRSVPRATYAAVVFLGVFYALVVWAVVQGVGDAGAVAAAGADPVGLFFTVIETYVGTWASHVMDVLVLTSVLASQIAFHNAVNRYAFTLAEDGLLPPALARAHPRFGSPARAGAAQSLLALLVVAVFALAGLDPYTQLVLLVNTPGAIGVLVLQAVTSVAVVVWLHRHGSVRPVVLRVAVVATVLLTAALVVLVENVALLTAAPTGTNVVLVAVVPVVFAVGALTARALRSRRPDLHARIGGNS
- the ureA gene encoding urease subunit gamma; its protein translation is MRLTPSERDRLLIFTVAELARARRARGLRLNVPEATALVADAVCEAARDGARLADALRAGRSVLGPGDVLPGVPDVVGQVEVEAVFDDGTRLVVVTDPFGGGSLGDDAPGAVLPGPEHPLEFPDAVSVTVTNTATVPISVTSHFHFFEVNPRLGFDRAAAYGRRLAVDAGATVRWDPGQTQDVTLTPIGGARVAIGFAGLVDGPLDAPGAFEQALERARACGYLDHADHGHDAGGSR
- a CDS encoding urease subunit alpha, producing the protein MSLTGRDYAATYGPRAGDRLRLGDTGLVVQVEHDAQAPGEEFLAGFAKTARDGLHLKAARVRETCDVVISNVVVVDAVQGVRKLSIGIREGRISGVGRAGNPDTLDDVDVVVGTGTTIVSGEGLIATAGAIDTHVHLLSPRVMEASLASGVTTIIGQEFGPVWGVGVNSPWALRHAFNAFDAWPVNIGFLGRGSASDPGSSVEALVEGGACGFKVHEDMGAHSRALDTALTVAEEHDVQVALHTDGINEALSVEDTLAVLDGRTIHAFHIEGCGGGHVPNVLRMAGEPNVIGSSTNPTLPFGRDAVAEHYHMIMSVHGLKEDLPGDAALARDRIRAGTMGAEDVLHDLGVIPITSSDAQGMGRAGETVRRTFAMAGKMKHELGAEHPDHDNERALRYVAKLTVNPAIAHGLSHEVGSLEVGKLADVVLWRPEFFGAKPELVLKAGFPAYGVTGDPNAAIDRAQPLVLGPQFGAHGATAADLSVAFTSAAAAADGNDAMTTRRRRVGVRGTRGIGLGSMVRNSRLARVRVAPTGLVTVDGEPVSSEAAERTSLTRLYLL